The following proteins are encoded in a genomic region of Longimicrobium sp.:
- a CDS encoding YfiT family bacillithiol transferase: MNDDLRFPVGRYELMDSITRQQRDEWVAQVADAPARLRAAVQGLGEAQLDTPYRDGGWTVRQVVHHVPDSHMNAYVRMKLALTEDSPAIKTYEEAEWARLPDAELPADVSLTLLETLHQRWIAVLRGLDETQWKRTFRHPEWGDVTIENALGLYAWHGRHHVAHITSLRQREGW; this comes from the coding sequence ATGAACGACGACCTGCGCTTTCCGGTCGGCCGGTACGAGCTGATGGATTCCATCACCCGCCAGCAGCGCGACGAGTGGGTCGCGCAGGTGGCCGACGCGCCCGCGCGCCTCCGCGCCGCCGTCCAGGGGCTGGGCGAGGCGCAGCTCGACACGCCCTACCGCGACGGCGGGTGGACGGTGCGGCAGGTGGTGCACCACGTCCCCGACAGCCACATGAACGCGTACGTCCGGATGAAGCTGGCGCTGACGGAAGATTCGCCCGCCATCAAGACGTACGAGGAAGCCGAGTGGGCCAGGCTGCCGGACGCCGAGCTCCCCGCCGACGTTTCGCTGACGCTGCTGGAGACGCTGCACCAGCGCTGGATCGCCGTCCTCCGCGGGCTGGACGAGACGCAGTGGAAGCGCACCTTCCGCCACCCCGAGTGGGGCGACGTGACGATCGAGAACGCGCTCGGCCTGTACGCCTGGCACGGCCGCCACCACGTGGCCCACATCACCAGCCTCCGCCAGCGCGAGGGCTGGTAG
- the dacB gene encoding D-alanyl-D-alanine carboxypeptidase/D-alanyl-D-alanine endopeptidase — protein MKFSSTTLAASALVLAAAGGGMAVYGTRATAISDAARMRAAEAVAAEAPAPGGIRTIPAAASTAADGPLQAQAQAIVGNGEGWSLMAYSIDRQQTLFAINADQVRIPASNNKVYSTIWALTMLGPGHRFPTDVLVTGPVEGGVLKGDVVLRGSGDPAFGYPEYDRDVMKTPRIMAQALKAKGITRIDGSIVGDATIDDGKHHGPSWPNDTGNGAAQYAPTVSGLPFSRNMLWVQIEGGAIRTTPQLTEIPVVWTSRGGRAMAARKPDNDTIIVRGAAGGRGNRYGVGANEPALLAPAALRQALQEAGVTVSGPVRLGKTPESARLVHRHYSITLGEMIPQANRHSDNFFAEHFWKAAVAKSTGEGSYAKGGPASANFYHQHAGIPFGQLFQADGSGLSADNRTSAYALVSALNWADQQRWSKLFHESLPVAGQPDGTLNRLFVGTPAAGNLHAKTGYIRGVRSLSGYVKTAGGERVVFSMLYNGRNTSGARGIQQNLGVLLASYTR, from the coding sequence ATGAAGTTCAGCAGTACCACCCTGGCGGCTTCCGCGCTCGTCCTCGCCGCGGCGGGGGGCGGGATGGCCGTCTACGGCACCCGCGCCACCGCCATCTCCGACGCCGCCCGCATGCGCGCCGCCGAGGCCGTGGCCGCCGAGGCGCCCGCGCCGGGGGGGATCCGCACCATCCCCGCGGCCGCGTCGACCGCCGCCGACGGGCCGCTGCAGGCGCAGGCGCAGGCCATCGTGGGCAACGGCGAGGGGTGGAGCCTCATGGCGTACTCCATCGACCGGCAGCAGACGCTGTTCGCCATCAACGCCGACCAGGTGCGCATCCCCGCGTCGAACAACAAGGTGTACAGCACCATCTGGGCGCTCACCATGCTGGGCCCCGGCCACCGCTTTCCCACCGACGTGCTGGTCACCGGCCCGGTGGAGGGCGGGGTGCTGAAGGGCGACGTGGTGCTGCGCGGCTCGGGCGACCCGGCGTTCGGCTACCCGGAGTACGACCGCGACGTGATGAAGACGCCGCGGATCATGGCGCAGGCGCTGAAGGCGAAGGGGATCACCCGCATCGACGGCTCCATCGTGGGCGACGCGACCATCGACGACGGGAAGCACCACGGGCCCAGCTGGCCCAACGACACCGGCAACGGCGCCGCGCAGTACGCGCCCACGGTGAGCGGCCTTCCCTTCAGCCGCAACATGCTGTGGGTGCAGATCGAGGGCGGCGCCATCCGCACCACGCCGCAGCTCACCGAGATCCCGGTGGTGTGGACCAGCCGCGGCGGGCGGGCCATGGCGGCGCGCAAGCCCGACAACGACACCATCATCGTGCGCGGCGCGGCGGGCGGGCGCGGCAACCGCTACGGCGTGGGCGCCAACGAGCCGGCGCTGCTGGCCCCGGCGGCGCTCCGGCAGGCGCTGCAGGAGGCGGGCGTCACCGTGTCCGGCCCCGTGCGGCTGGGGAAGACGCCCGAGAGCGCCAGGCTGGTGCACCGCCACTACTCCATCACCCTGGGCGAGATGATCCCCCAGGCCAACCGCCACTCCGACAACTTCTTCGCCGAGCACTTCTGGAAGGCGGCGGTCGCGAAGTCCACCGGCGAGGGGAGCTACGCCAAGGGCGGCCCGGCGTCGGCCAACTTCTACCACCAGCACGCGGGCATTCCCTTCGGGCAGCTCTTCCAGGCCGACGGCTCGGGGCTCTCGGCCGACAACCGGACGAGCGCCTACGCCCTGGTCAGCGCGCTGAACTGGGCCGACCAGCAGCGGTGGTCGAAGCTGTTCCACGAGTCGCTCCCCGTGGCCGGCCAGCCGGACGGCACGCTGAACCGCCTGTTCGTGGGCACGCCGGCCGCCGGGAACCTGCACGCCAAGACGGGCTACATCCGCGGCGTGCGCTCGCTCTCGGGGTACGTGAAGACGGCGGGCGGCGAGCGGGTGGTGTTCTCGATGCTCTACAACGGCCGCAACACCTCGGGCGCGCGCGGCATCCAGCAGAACCTGGGCGTGCTCCTGGCCAGCTACACGCGGTAG
- a CDS encoding acyl-CoA reductase: MVIDAFHLPGLPHVPTTTWSYGRGKGAFEIRVPRLTPALLRQQVRALGEARERALAGRPVAEIVAVIDRVAARLLDPADELRRTAEGALPAITHYSPAMVGRVLDRMAADWRAAPLRELLRSELGDPRVLDGFRPAPRGHGRRMAMGPRLAAHVFSGNVPGVAVTSIVRSLLVKAATLGKTAVGEPLLPALFARAVAEEDAELGACIAVTYWHGGDEELERAALEHADAVIVYGGRDAVTAIRAKAPAEARFLAYGPRLSFGIVARGRLTAEHAGDVARAAALDASTFDQQGCVSPHVFYAEEGGDVSPRAWAAMLAREMESVERDLPRGTLSPSEASAIRQLRGHAEFAAGLDLHASAEGTAWTVVYDPEPAFEASCLNRVVRVKPVAALEEIPPLVAAYAEVLQTVGVAASAEEAGDLAAALGRLGASRIAPLGKMAWPPPWWHHDGRPPLRSLVRWCDWEE; the protein is encoded by the coding sequence GTGGTCATCGACGCCTTCCACCTCCCCGGCCTCCCGCACGTCCCCACGACCACCTGGTCGTACGGGCGGGGGAAGGGCGCATTCGAGATCCGCGTGCCGCGGCTTACGCCCGCGCTGCTGCGCCAGCAGGTGCGCGCGCTGGGCGAGGCGCGCGAGCGGGCGCTGGCCGGGCGGCCGGTGGCGGAGATCGTCGCCGTGATCGACCGGGTGGCCGCGCGGCTGCTGGACCCCGCGGACGAGCTGCGGCGGACGGCGGAGGGCGCGCTCCCGGCCATCACCCACTACTCGCCCGCGATGGTGGGCCGGGTGCTGGACCGGATGGCGGCGGACTGGCGCGCGGCCCCGCTCCGCGAGCTGCTGCGCTCCGAGCTGGGCGATCCGCGCGTGCTGGACGGCTTCCGCCCGGCGCCGCGCGGCCACGGCAGGCGGATGGCGATGGGGCCGCGCCTGGCCGCCCACGTCTTCAGCGGCAACGTGCCGGGCGTGGCGGTCACCTCCATCGTCCGCTCGCTGCTGGTGAAGGCGGCCACGCTGGGGAAGACGGCCGTCGGCGAGCCCCTTCTCCCCGCCCTCTTCGCCCGCGCCGTCGCGGAGGAGGACGCGGAGCTGGGCGCCTGCATCGCCGTCACCTACTGGCACGGCGGCGACGAGGAGCTGGAGCGCGCCGCGCTGGAGCACGCCGACGCGGTGATCGTCTACGGCGGCCGCGACGCGGTGACGGCCATCCGCGCGAAAGCGCCGGCCGAGGCGCGGTTCCTGGCGTACGGTCCCAGGCTCTCCTTCGGCATCGTCGCCCGGGGCCGGCTCACGGCGGAGCACGCGGGGGACGTGGCGCGCGCGGCGGCGCTGGACGCATCGACGTTCGACCAGCAGGGATGCGTCTCTCCGCACGTCTTCTACGCGGAAGAAGGGGGAGATGTGAGCCCGCGGGCTTGGGCGGCGATGCTGGCGCGGGAGATGGAATCCGTCGAGCGCGACCTGCCGCGCGGCACCCTGTCGCCCAGCGAGGCATCGGCCATCCGCCAGCTCCGCGGCCACGCCGAGTTCGCGGCCGGCCTCGATCTCCACGCGTCGGCCGAGGGGACGGCGTGGACGGTGGTCTACGATCCCGAGCCGGCGTTCGAGGCCTCGTGCCTGAACCGCGTCGTCCGCGTGAAGCCCGTCGCCGCGCTGGAGGAGATCCCCCCGCTCGTAGCCGCCTACGCGGAGGTGCTGCAAACCGTCGGCGTCGCCGCGTCAGCCGAGGAGGCGGGGGATCTCGCCGCCGCGCTCGGGCGGCTGGGGGCGAGCCGGATCGCGCCGCTCGGGAAGATGGCGTGGCCGCCGCCCTGGTGGCATCACGACGGGCGCCCGCCGCTGCGCTCGCTCGTCCGCTGGTGCGACTGGGAGGAGTGA